GCCGCAGCGCATCGAGAAACTGCAGCAGGAGCTCAAGCAGCTGCGCCGCGAGAACGAGAAGCTGGCCGCGGACCTGGCGCGCGCTCAGCTGGGCGGCGGGGGCGCGCCGGCGGTGCGCGAGGCCGGGAACTGGCGTTACGTGGCCGCGGCCTTCGCCGGACTCGACGTGCCCTCGCTGCGCCAGGTGGCCGACGAGATCCTCGAGCGTTACGGCGTCGACCTGGTCGTCGTGGGGGCGGGGGGCGCGCTCATCGTCAAGGTGAGCCCCGACGCCGTCGGACGCGGCCTCGCCGCCGGGCAGGTGATCCGCGCGCTCGCGGAGCGGACCGGCGGGCGCGGGGGCGGCAAGCCCCACCTGGCCCAGGGCGGGGGCTTCGACGTGGACAGGGCGCTGGCGGCGCTGGACGAGGTCCTGGCCGGGCTCTGACCGGCCTCCAGCGGAAAACGCCCGGCATCGGCCGGGCGTTTTCCGGGAAAGGAGGTGGTGCGCTCGCGCGCAGTGCCAGGAGCAATACGTTGGGGGATCAGCGCTCCGTAACCCCAGGCTAGACCCCGAACGCCCGCGGCGGTACCCCCGAATGAGGGCCCCAAAACGGGGGTGTCGGCGTTTGCTAGCATGGGGGCGTGAAGGTGCTCGGGCTGGACGTGGGGGATGCGCGCATCGGCGTGGCCGTGGCCGAGGAAGGACGGCCCCTGGCCTTCGGACGCGGCTGGATTGAGCGCAGGGGGCGCGCGGCCGATGTGCAGGCGGTGCTCGAGCTCGCCCGCCGCGAGGGCGCCCAGCGCGCGGTCGTGGGGCTGCCCCGCCGCACCGGGGGTGAGGAGGGGGCGCAGGCCGCCAAGGTGCGCGCCTTCGCCGCGGCGCTCGAGGCTGCAGGGCTCGAGGTGCGCTTCGTCGACGAGCGCTTCACCACCCGCGTCGCCGCCCGGCGCACCGCCCACCTGCCCCGCAAGAAGCGCCAAGAAAAGGGACGGCTCGACGAGGCCGCGGCCGTGGCCATCCTCGAGACCTACCTCGAAAGGAACGCGTGAGCTCCGAAGCCCCGCCGCGTCCCCGCAGGCGCCGGATCTGGATCTGGGCGCTCGCCGCTTTGGTCCTGCTCGCCGGCGCCGCCGCCGCCTGGATCCACTGGCTGCTGGGGCCCACCGGGGCCAGCGCCATCGTCGAGATCCCCGAGGGGGCGGGCGCCCAGGCCGTGGGCCGCATCCTGGAGACGAACGGGCTGGTGCGCTCGGGGCGCGCCTTCGCCCTCTACGCCCGCTGGAAGGGGGCGGCCGCGCGCCTGCAGAGCGGCTACTACAAGCTCGAGGGCCGCGGCGTGCCCCGGCTGGTGGAAGACCTCACCGGCGGCCGGGCGCCGGTGATGGTGCGGCTCGTTTTCCCCGAGGGATGGCGCGCCGTCGACTACGCCGAGCGCCTGGAGGCAGCGGGCTTCGACGGCGCGGGCTTCCTGGCCATCGTCCGCAACCCGCCCGCCGAGTGGACCCCCACCTACGTCGAGGGGCCGACGCTCGAGGGCTACCTCTTCCCCGACACCTACGACCTGCCCAAGGGGGCGGACCCCGCGGTGGTCGTCACCGTGATGCTGCGCCGCTTCGACCGCGAGGTCACGCCCGAACGGGTGCGCGCCGCGGAGGCCCTGAAGCTCAGCATCCACGGCTGGGTGACGCTGGCCTCCATCGTCCAGGCGGAGGCCGGCAGCGCCGCGGAGATGCCGGCGATCGCCGGGGTCTTCCTCAACCGGCTGGACGCCGGGATGCCCCTGCAGTCGGACCCCACGGTGGCCTACGCGCTGGGCAAGAAGCTGCCCGAGCTCGACCGTTACGCAGGGGACTTCGACGTCGACTCGCCCTACAACACCTACAAGCACCCCGGCCTCCCTCCGGGGCCGATCGACAACCCCGGTCTGGAGGCCCTGCTCGCCGTCCTCAACCCCAAGCGCAACGACGCCAACGGCCTGCCCTACTTCTACTTCTTTCACGCCGGCGGCCGCCTTTACCTGAGCAGCACCTTCAACGAGCACCTGCGCAAGCTCAACCGCTACTACTACTAGCCTCCACCAGCAGCACCGGCAGCCCCCCGGGCGCGGCGTAGGCGGCCAGGCGTCCCCAGGGGACGCTGCGCGTCCAGACGGGCAGAAGGTCGTGCTCCCGCAGGCGCTCCACCTCGGCGGCCGCGTCGCGCACCCCCAGCGCCAGCATCGCCGGGGTGTCGAGGTCGGGGGCGAAGGCCAGGACGACCCGGCCGCCCTCGGGGTGCTCCAGTTCCGCCCATCCGGTATCTGCGTCGGAGAAGGCCTCGGCGAGGCCCAGGTGCCGTTCGTACCAGGCCAGGCTGGTGGGTAGGTCCACCACCGGCAGCACCGGCCCCCAAACCCGCGCCTGGCCCCGGGAAACGGCGCCCCGCGGCGGGGGCGCGTAGCGCAGGGGATTGCCCTCCAGGTCTTCCCGCGGCCCCAGGCCGTCGAAGACGGGCACGAGGGCGCCGCCCTCCGCGCTTTCGAGCTGCAGCTCCGGACCCGAGCCGGGGATCAGCCGCGCGTGCGGCTCCTCCAGTTCGCACAGGGCGTAGCCGAGGACCTGGAAGAAGCCCAGGTCGGCCTCGAGCTCGGGGGTGGCGAGGTGCAGCGTGTGCGGCCCCATGGGCCCATCCTAGCCAGAAAAGATGAGCGCCCCCAAGGGGGCGCTCCGGGTGGGTCCGGGGTTCAGGCGGGCTGGGGTTCGCGACGGATCCGCGCCCGCTGGCTCAGGAAGACGGCGGCGATCAGGATGACCGCGATGATCGCGTAGGCCAGGTCGGGGTTGGCGTCGAGGACGTGCATCCCCAGGGTGTTGCGCAGGAAGTCGGGCAGGTTCGCCAACGAGTCGATGCCGATGGCGTGCAGCATCCGCTGGGTGGTGAAGAGCAGGAAGGAGGCGAGCAGCAGCCCGATCCGCTCGGGCCAGGTGGCGCGCGTCAGCCACCAGCCCTGGGTGCCGGCGACGAAGAGGAGCATGGCCACGAGCGCGGTCAGTACGACG
The DNA window shown above is from Oceanithermus desulfurans and carries:
- the ruvX gene encoding Holliday junction resolvase RuvX translates to MKVLGLDVGDARIGVAVAEEGRPLAFGRGWIERRGRAADVQAVLELARREGAQRAVVGLPRRTGGEEGAQAAKVRAFAAALEAAGLEVRFVDERFTTRVAARRTAHLPRKKRQEKGRLDEAAAVAILETYLERNA
- the mltG gene encoding endolytic transglycosylase MltG; translation: MSSEAPPRPRRRRIWIWALAALVLLAGAAAAWIHWLLGPTGASAIVEIPEGAGAQAVGRILETNGLVRSGRAFALYARWKGAAARLQSGYYKLEGRGVPRLVEDLTGGRAPVMVRLVFPEGWRAVDYAERLEAAGFDGAGFLAIVRNPPAEWTPTYVEGPTLEGYLFPDTYDLPKGADPAVVVTVMLRRFDREVTPERVRAAEALKLSIHGWVTLASIVQAEAGSAAEMPAIAGVFLNRLDAGMPLQSDPTVAYALGKKLPELDRYAGDFDVDSPYNTYKHPGLPPGPIDNPGLEALLAVLNPKRNDANGLPYFYFFHAGGRLYLSSTFNEHLRKLNRYYY
- a CDS encoding VOC family protein, which codes for MGPHTLHLATPELEADLGFFQVLGYALCELEEPHARLIPGSGPELQLESAEGGALVPVFDGLGPREDLEGNPLRYAPPPRGAVSRGQARVWGPVLPVVDLPTSLAWYERHLGLAEAFSDADTGWAELEHPEGGRVVLAFAPDLDTPAMLALGVRDAAAEVERLREHDLLPVWTRSVPWGRLAAYAAPGGLPVLLVEASSSSG